One genomic segment of Arthrobacter sp. zg-Y1110 includes these proteins:
- a CDS encoding sugar phosphate isomerase/epimerase — protein sequence MASNPLTIGTAPDSWGVWFADDPKQTPWQRFLDEVAEAGYTWIELGPYGYLPTDPLKLADELGQRGLNVSAGTVFTAFHRGSDQWEAAWEPARKVAELTASMGGGHLVVIPAMWRDDVTGAPLEAAELSASQWNDLLEGHNRLGRELAEEFGLQQQFHPHADSHVCAQPDIERFLQGTDPALVSLCLDTGHAQYGGADSVELIAAYPERIGYLHLKQIDPAVLETVRQQDLTWAAANLAGVMTEPPHGLPDLSAVIRAAEALEKPLFGIVEQDMYPVADLNVPMPVARRTRSYLLSCGSATRIQ from the coding sequence ATGGCCTCCAACCCCCTGACCATAGGCACGGCCCCGGATTCCTGGGGCGTCTGGTTCGCCGACGATCCGAAGCAGACCCCCTGGCAGCGCTTCCTCGACGAGGTGGCGGAAGCCGGTTACACGTGGATTGAGCTTGGACCGTACGGCTACCTGCCCACCGATCCGCTCAAACTTGCCGATGAACTGGGTCAGCGGGGGCTGAACGTGTCCGCCGGAACGGTTTTTACCGCCTTCCACCGGGGGTCCGACCAGTGGGAAGCCGCCTGGGAACCGGCACGGAAGGTCGCCGAACTCACCGCGTCCATGGGCGGCGGCCACCTGGTGGTCATCCCGGCCATGTGGCGCGACGACGTCACGGGTGCACCCCTCGAAGCGGCGGAGCTATCGGCGAGCCAGTGGAACGACCTGCTGGAGGGGCACAACCGGCTGGGCAGGGAACTGGCCGAGGAATTCGGCCTGCAGCAGCAGTTCCATCCGCACGCCGATTCCCATGTCTGTGCCCAGCCGGACATTGAACGTTTCCTCCAGGGCACCGACCCCGCGCTGGTGAGCCTGTGCCTGGACACCGGGCACGCGCAGTACGGGGGAGCGGACAGCGTGGAACTGATCGCCGCCTACCCCGAGCGCATCGGCTACCTGCATCTGAAACAGATCGATCCGGCCGTCCTGGAAACGGTGCGGCAGCAGGACCTTACCTGGGCGGCGGCGAACCTGGCCGGGGTGATGACCGAACCCCCGCACGGACTCCCGGACCTGTCCGCGGTGATCCGGGCCGCCGAAGCACTGGAGAAGCCGTTGTTCGGAATTGTCGAACAGGACATGTACCCCGTCGCCGATTTGAACGTACCGATGCCCGTGGCCCGGCGCACCCGCAGCTACCTGCTCTCGTGCGGCTCCGCCACGCGGATTCAGTGA